One Herbaspirillum rubrisubalbicans genomic window carries:
- a CDS encoding efflux RND transporter permease subunit, which produces MNISKFFIDRPIFAGVLSVLLLLGGVLAMLQLPISEYPEVVPPSVVVRAQYPGANPKVIAETVASPLEEQINGVENMLYMQSQANSDGNLTITVNFRLGVDPDKAQQLVQNRVSQALPRLPEDVQRLGVTTLKSSPTLTMVVHLTSPDNRYDTTYLRNYAVLNVKDRLARIQGVGEVGLFGSGNYAMRVWLDPNKVAQRGLTASDVVRAIREQNVQVAAGVIGASPSSPETPLQLSVNAQGRLKTDGEFRDIILKASPDGATTRLGDVARVELAASEYGLRSLLDNKPAVAIPIFQAPGANALEVSTQVRAAMKELSADFPSSVSYSIVYDPTQFVRASIEAVVHTLLEAIALVVIVVIIFLQTWRASIIPLLAVPVSIIGTFSLMLGFGYTINALSLFGMVLAIGIVVDDAIVVVENVERNISAGLSPREATYRAMQEVSGPIIAIALTLVAVFVPLAFMTGLTGQFYKQFAMTIAISTVISAFNSLTLSPALAALLLKGHGDKPDWLTRQMDRFLGGFFIGFNRFFNRASDNYGGGVTGVIKRKGATMGVYVLLLAATLGVSYIVPGGFVPGQDKQYLVAFAQLPNGASIDRSEEVMRKMSDIMLKEPGVASAIAFPGLSINGFTNSSSAGIVFVGLKPFEERKSKELSGNAIAASLNQKFGSIKEAFTAVFPPPPVMGLGTLGGFKMQIEDRGALGYAELDKAAQAFMKAAAKEPALGPMFSSYQINVPQLDVELDRVKAKQLGIAVTDVFNTMQIYLGSLYVNDFNRFGRVYQVRAQADAPFRAKAEDIAQLKTRNDAGEMVPLSSVVKVKQTFGPEMVVRYNGYTAADINGGPAPGYSSDQAQAAAERVAAATLPRGIKFEWTDLTYQKILAGNAGVWVFPISVLLVFLVLAALYESLTLPLAVILIVPMSILAALTGVWLTRGDNNIFTQIGLMVLVGLSAKNAILIVEFARELEMQGRSAVQAAIEASRLRLRPILMTSIAFIMGVVPLVTSTGAGSEMRHAMGIAVFFGMLGVTLFGLFLTPVFYVLLRTIDRRALHSASHHEAPMTAGSHVPHVPQVSHAAPGAQDDR; this is translated from the coding sequence ATGAACATCTCCAAATTCTTTATCGACCGCCCGATCTTCGCGGGCGTGCTGTCGGTACTGCTGTTGCTGGGCGGCGTGCTGGCCATGCTGCAGTTGCCCATCTCCGAATACCCGGAAGTGGTGCCACCCTCGGTGGTGGTGCGCGCGCAGTATCCCGGTGCCAACCCCAAGGTGATCGCTGAAACCGTGGCCTCGCCGCTGGAAGAGCAGATCAATGGCGTGGAAAACATGCTCTACATGCAGTCCCAGGCCAATAGCGACGGCAACCTCACCATCACCGTCAACTTCCGCCTGGGGGTGGACCCCGACAAAGCCCAGCAACTGGTGCAGAACCGCGTCTCGCAAGCCCTGCCGCGGCTGCCGGAAGACGTGCAGCGGCTGGGTGTGACCACGCTCAAGTCCTCGCCCACGCTGACCATGGTGGTGCACCTGACCTCGCCTGATAACCGCTACGACACCACCTACCTGCGCAACTATGCGGTGCTCAACGTCAAGGATCGTCTGGCGCGTATCCAAGGTGTGGGTGAAGTGGGCCTGTTCGGTTCGGGCAATTACGCCATGCGGGTCTGGCTCGATCCCAACAAGGTAGCGCAGCGTGGTCTGACGGCCAGCGATGTGGTGCGTGCCATCCGCGAGCAGAACGTGCAGGTGGCCGCCGGTGTGATCGGCGCTTCGCCCAGCTCGCCGGAGACACCGCTGCAACTGTCGGTGAACGCCCAGGGTCGCTTGAAGACTGACGGCGAATTCCGCGACATCATCCTGAAGGCTTCGCCCGATGGCGCCACCACCCGCCTGGGCGACGTCGCCCGCGTGGAACTGGCTGCCTCCGAATATGGCCTGCGCTCGCTGCTGGACAACAAGCCGGCCGTGGCCATCCCCATCTTCCAGGCGCCCGGTGCCAATGCGCTGGAGGTCTCGACCCAGGTGCGGGCGGCGATGAAGGAATTGTCGGCCGACTTCCCCAGCTCGGTCAGCTACAGCATCGTCTATGACCCGACCCAGTTCGTGCGCGCCTCCATCGAAGCGGTAGTGCACACCCTGCTGGAAGCTATTGCGCTGGTGGTGATCGTGGTGATCATCTTCCTGCAGACCTGGCGCGCCTCCATCATTCCGCTGTTGGCCGTGCCGGTGTCGATCATCGGTACCTTCTCGCTGATGCTGGGCTTTGGCTACACCATCAATGCGCTGTCGCTGTTCGGCATGGTGCTGGCCATCGGGATCGTGGTCGATGATGCCATCGTGGTGGTGGAAAACGTGGAGCGCAACATCAGCGCCGGCCTCTCGCCGCGTGAGGCCACCTATCGCGCCATGCAGGAAGTCTCCGGCCCTATCATCGCCATTGCCCTGACGCTGGTCGCAGTGTTCGTGCCGCTGGCCTTCATGACCGGCCTGACCGGCCAGTTCTACAAGCAGTTCGCGATGACCATTGCGATCTCTACCGTCATCTCGGCGTTCAACTCGCTCACGCTCTCGCCGGCCCTGGCGGCCCTGCTGCTCAAGGGCCATGGCGACAAGCCGGACTGGCTGACGCGCCAGATGGACCGTTTCCTGGGTGGCTTCTTCATCGGCTTCAACCGCTTCTTCAATCGCGCTTCCGACAATTACGGCGGCGGCGTGACCGGCGTGATCAAGCGCAAGGGCGCCACCATGGGCGTGTACGTGCTGCTGCTGGCAGCCACCCTGGGTGTGTCCTACATCGTCCCCGGCGGCTTCGTGCCGGGCCAGGACAAGCAATACCTGGTGGCCTTCGCGCAACTGCCCAATGGCGCCTCGATCGACCGCAGTGAAGAAGTGATGCGCAAGATGAGCGACATCATGTTGAAGGAACCCGGTGTGGCCAGCGCCATCGCCTTCCCCGGCCTGTCCATCAACGGTTTCACCAACAGCTCTTCAGCCGGCATCGTCTTCGTGGGCTTGAAGCCCTTCGAAGAACGCAAGAGCAAGGAACTATCGGGCAACGCCATTGCCGCTTCGCTGAACCAGAAATTCGGCAGCATCAAAGAAGCCTTCACCGCCGTCTTCCCGCCGCCACCGGTGATGGGCCTGGGCACGCTGGGTGGTTTCAAGATGCAGATCGAAGACCGCGGTGCGCTGGGCTACGCCGAACTGGACAAGGCCGCACAAGCCTTCATGAAGGCCGCCGCCAAGGAGCCGGCGCTGGGCCCGATGTTCTCCAGCTACCAGATCAACGTGCCGCAACTGGACGTGGAACTGGACCGTGTGAAGGCCAAGCAACTCGGCATCGCGGTCACCGACGTGTTCAACACCATGCAGATCTACCTGGGTTCGCTGTATGTGAACGACTTCAACCGCTTCGGTCGCGTCTATCAGGTGCGGGCCCAGGCTGATGCACCCTTCCGCGCCAAGGCCGAGGACATCGCGCAACTGAAGACCCGCAACGATGCCGGCGAGATGGTGCCGCTGTCTTCCGTGGTGAAGGTCAAGCAGACCTTCGGCCCGGAAATGGTGGTGCGCTACAACGGCTATACCGCTGCCGACATCAACGGTGGTCCGGCCCCCGGCTATTCCTCGGACCAGGCCCAGGCTGCCGCCGAACGCGTGGCTGCAGCAACCCTGCCGCGCGGCATCAAGTTCGAATGGACCGACCTGACCTATCAGAAGATCCTGGCAGGCAATGCCGGCGTGTGGGTGTTCCCGATCAGCGTGCTGCTGGTGTTCCTGGTGCTGGCCGCCTTGTATGAAAGCCTTACCCTGCCGCTGGCCGTGATCCTGATCGTGCCGATGAGCATCCTGGCCGCCCTGACGGGTGTGTGGCTGACCCGTGGCGACAACAACATCTTCACCCAGATCGGCCTGATGGTGTTGGTGGGACTGTCGGCCAAGAACGCCATCCTGATCGTGGAATTCGCCCGCGAACTGGAGATGCAGGGCCGCAGCGCCGTACAAGCTGCGATTGAAGCCAGCCGCCTGCGTCTGCGCCCGATCCTGATGACTTCCATCGCCTTCATCATGGGCGTGGTGCCGCTGGTGACCTCGACCGGCGCCGGTTCGGAAATGCGTCATGCGATGGGCATTGCGGTGTTCTTCGGCATGTTGGGCGTGACGCTGTTCGGGTTGTTCCTGACCCCGGTGTTCTATGTGCTGCTGCGTACCATCGACCGCCGTGCGCTGCACTCGGCCTCGCATCACGAAGCCCCGATGACGGCCGGTTCTCACGTCCCCCACGTCCCGCAAGTGAGCCACGCCGCCCCCGGCGCACAGGATGATCGCTGA
- a CDS encoding efflux RND transporter periplasmic adaptor subunit → MNTPAPLRKRFALTATVLAVIALSVGGAISVVGLSANATTAPTAAAAGAPVDVAEVVQRQIIDWQSYSGRIEAVDRVEVRPLVGGTLTAVHFKDGALVKKDDLLFTIDPRPYEAEVARAEAQLAGAEARAGYTASDLARGQRLLGDNAIAKRDFEEKQNASREAVANVAAARAALRAARLNLEYTRITAPVSGRISRAEVTVGNVVNPGAGNAPLTTLVSVAKVYASFDVDEQSFLKYVNPARAAGTTVPVELGLANEDGYSRQGRVGSVDNRLDTASGTIRVRAIFDNADGQLVPGLYARVRLGGGSPHAAVLIDEKAIGTDQDKRFVMVADKNNHASYRQVVVGAGHDGLVVIEKGLQPGERIVVNGLQRIRPGDAITPTVVPMQAQATAPDVGKA, encoded by the coding sequence ATGAATACTCCTGCCCCACTGCGCAAACGCTTCGCTCTGACCGCCACGGTCCTGGCCGTCATCGCCCTCTCGGTCGGTGGCGCCATCTCGGTGGTGGGCCTCTCGGCCAACGCCACCACCGCGCCAACTGCCGCTGCAGCCGGCGCCCCGGTGGATGTGGCTGAAGTGGTCCAGCGCCAGATCATCGACTGGCAATCCTATTCCGGCCGCATCGAAGCGGTCGATCGCGTTGAGGTCCGCCCGCTGGTCGGTGGCACCCTGACCGCTGTCCACTTCAAGGATGGTGCGCTGGTCAAGAAGGACGACCTGCTCTTCACCATCGACCCGCGCCCCTATGAGGCCGAAGTGGCCCGCGCCGAGGCACAACTGGCTGGCGCCGAAGCCCGTGCCGGCTATACCGCCTCGGACCTGGCCCGTGGCCAGCGCCTGCTGGGTGACAACGCCATCGCCAAGCGTGATTTCGAAGAAAAGCAGAACGCTTCCCGCGAAGCCGTCGCCAATGTCGCCGCTGCCCGCGCTGCCCTGCGCGCAGCGCGCCTGAACCTGGAATACACCCGCATCACCGCACCGGTCTCGGGCCGCATCTCGCGCGCTGAAGTCACGGTGGGCAACGTAGTGAACCCTGGTGCAGGCAATGCGCCGCTGACCACGCTGGTATCGGTGGCCAAGGTCTATGCCTCCTTCGACGTCGATGAACAAAGCTTCCTGAAATACGTCAACCCGGCGCGCGCAGCCGGTACCACGGTGCCGGTGGAACTGGGCCTGGCCAATGAAGACGGCTATTCGCGCCAAGGCCGGGTCGGTTCGGTCGACAACCGTCTGGACACCGCCTCCGGCACCATCCGCGTGCGCGCCATCTTCGACAATGCCGATGGCCAACTGGTCCCGGGCCTATATGCCCGCGTGCGCCTGGGTGGCGGTTCGCCCCATGCCGCGGTGCTGATCGATGAAAAGGCCATCGGCACCGACCAGGACAAGCGCTTCGTGATGGTGGCCGACAAGAACAACCACGCCAGCTACCGTCAGGTGGTGGTGGGCGCCGGGCATGACGGCCTGGTGGTGATCGAAAAGGGCTTGCAGCCGGGTGAGCGCATCGTGGTCAATGGCCTGCAGCGTATCCGTCCGGGTGACGCCATCACCCCGACCGTGGTGCCGATGCAGGCGCAGGCCACCGCGCCTGACGTTGGCAAGGCCTGA
- a CDS encoding alpha/beta hydrolase fold domain-containing protein, producing MKQFPISIVQNDRTVLLDYRCLFDTLLWRTIRLILGQVASAQALIMHGSPTLDIRNFFVPGPLGRIPVRLYQPAAVSAKGKKRPLVMYFHGGGFTSGSLDDADAPASFIARHNQAVVLSVGYALAPAKPFPAAPEDAFAAATWACKNAAELNVDLERMVVAGDDAGGSLAASLTLMTRDRCGKPLAAQVLISPMLDPSMRLLGDATRLQSDVTAETCAASYRQYLPQTMQRLHPYAAPLEVSRLAGLPPAFIATAERDVLCPEAEKYASSLIRAGVPTQVSRFVGITHGALRTHLPLLTEIVNFLRCRFARLRGDAAPPEFLPYPLQPSTSL from the coding sequence ATGAAGCAATTTCCCATCTCGATTGTTCAGAATGACCGAACAGTGTTGTTGGATTATAGGTGTTTATTCGACACCCTGCTGTGGCGCACAATCCGCCTCATTCTTGGACAAGTGGCTTCGGCCCAGGCGCTCATCATGCACGGCTCACCTACGCTGGACATCCGCAATTTCTTCGTTCCCGGCCCGCTGGGACGCATCCCGGTGCGCCTGTACCAGCCGGCGGCAGTGTCCGCCAAGGGCAAAAAACGTCCGTTGGTGATGTACTTCCACGGCGGCGGTTTCACCAGCGGCTCGCTCGATGATGCCGATGCCCCGGCCAGTTTTATCGCACGGCACAACCAGGCCGTGGTGCTCTCGGTGGGCTATGCCCTGGCGCCGGCCAAGCCCTTCCCGGCCGCCCCCGAAGATGCCTTCGCCGCTGCCACCTGGGCCTGCAAGAACGCCGCCGAGCTCAACGTCGACCTGGAGCGCATGGTGGTGGCCGGTGATGACGCCGGTGGCAGCCTGGCCGCCAGCCTCACGCTGATGACCCGCGATCGCTGCGGCAAGCCATTGGCCGCCCAGGTGCTGATCAGCCCGATGCTGGACCCGAGTATGCGTCTTCTGGGTGACGCCACCCGCCTGCAATCGGATGTCACCGCCGAGACCTGCGCGGCCAGCTATCGCCAGTACCTGCCGCAGACCATGCAGCGCCTGCATCCCTATGCCGCGCCATTGGAAGTGAGCCGCCTGGCCGGCCTGCCGCCGGCCTTCATCGCCACCGCCGAGCGCGACGTGCTGTGCCCGGAGGCCGAGAAATACGCCTCCAGCCTGATCCGCGCCGGCGTGCCTACGCAGGTCTCGCGCTTTGTCGGCATCACGCATGGGGCCCTGCGCACACACCTGCCCTTGCTGACCGAGATCGTCAATTTCCTGCGCTGCCGCTTCGCCCGCTTGCGAGGCGATGCCGCGCCCCCTGAATTTCTGCCGTATCCGCTTCAACCCTCCACTTCACTCTGA
- a CDS encoding LysR family transcriptional regulator, with product MDRFQAMQVFTAVVDANSFTRAADNLNLPRTTVTTLIQGLESLLQVRLLNRTTRRISLTPDGAAYYERCVRILADVDETEQSFRNVTRGPQGRLRIDVPGSIGRLMLLPNLCDFYTKYPDIELLMGMGDRPVDLVQEAVDCVIRIGQLQDSSMVARRIGTFQTVTCAAPSYLERHGVPHTLDDLQQHKAVHYFSSRTGRTIDWDFVVDGVSREVKMDGKLSVNDADAYVECALQGFGMVQAPLYMVTRHIDEGRLVEVLSQWKPAPLPISVVYLHNRHLSPKVRAFVDWVAELFATCPLHKACTMGMEESECRFVDKPESTTVRNVVEQYNMAESVF from the coding sequence ATGGATCGTTTCCAGGCCATGCAAGTCTTTACCGCTGTGGTCGATGCCAACAGCTTCACGCGCGCCGCGGACAACCTGAACCTGCCGCGCACCACCGTCACCACCCTGATCCAGGGGCTGGAGAGCCTGTTGCAGGTGCGCCTGTTGAACCGCACCACCCGCCGCATCAGCCTCACGCCCGATGGCGCGGCCTACTACGAGCGCTGCGTGCGCATCCTGGCCGACGTTGATGAGACCGAACAATCCTTCCGCAACGTCACGCGTGGACCGCAAGGACGCCTGCGCATTGACGTGCCCGGCTCCATCGGTCGCCTCATGCTGTTGCCCAACCTGTGCGACTTCTATACCAAGTACCCGGACATCGAACTGCTCATGGGCATGGGCGACCGCCCGGTGGACCTGGTGCAGGAAGCGGTGGATTGCGTCATCCGCATCGGTCAATTGCAGGATTCCTCAATGGTGGCGCGCCGCATCGGCACCTTCCAGACCGTGACCTGCGCCGCGCCTTCTTATCTGGAGCGCCACGGCGTGCCGCATACGCTGGACGATCTGCAGCAGCACAAGGCGGTGCATTACTTTTCCAGCCGCACCGGGCGCACCATCGACTGGGATTTCGTGGTCGATGGCGTCAGCCGCGAGGTGAAGATGGACGGCAAACTCTCCGTCAACGATGCCGATGCCTACGTGGAGTGCGCGCTGCAAGGCTTCGGCATGGTGCAGGCGCCGCTGTACATGGTCACGCGCCACATCGATGAAGGTCGCCTGGTGGAGGTGCTGTCGCAGTGGAAACCGGCACCGCTGCCGATCTCGGTGGTGTATCTGCACAACCGCCATCTCTCGCCCAAGGTGCGCGCCTTCGTCGACTGGGTGGCCGAACTGTTTGCCACCTGTCCGCTGCACAAGGCCTGCACCATGGGCATGGAAGAGAGCGAATGCCGCTTCGTCGACAAGCCCGAATCCACCACCGTGCGCAATGTGGTGGAGCAGTACAACATGGCCGAGAGCGTGTTCTGA
- a CDS encoding AraC family transcriptional regulator — translation MELDLHPVHDSSPLTLVQEIDTVAQSVADDTRFTAMQQELLQLLQRYTTGAEGMLQTAIPAMEIYRITCPSGPKHAVQKPVFAVIAQGSKRIFVGDEIYEYDPMHYLVASVDLPVVGKVMVTSPDEPYLGLRLELDTQEIGELIGDENLPAAAHLNEGAARGLYVNRLDVDLLDAVLRLLRLHESPRDVPILAPMIRREILYRLLMNGQGALLRQTVLQDSQMNRVAKAIRLIKDGYDQALRIEDIARDVHMSVSSLHHHFKLVTAMSPLQYQKNLRLQEARKLILTADASVATAAHRVGYESSSQFSREYSRLFGAPPLRDKRRWQEEEAPVL, via the coding sequence ATGGAGCTCGATTTACACCCTGTCCATGATTCCTCCCCGCTGACGCTGGTGCAAGAGATCGATACCGTCGCGCAGAGTGTGGCCGACGATACGCGTTTTACCGCCATGCAGCAGGAGTTGCTACAACTGTTGCAGCGTTACACCACCGGTGCCGAAGGGATGTTGCAGACCGCCATTCCCGCCATGGAAATCTATCGCATCACCTGTCCCAGCGGCCCCAAGCACGCAGTACAAAAGCCGGTGTTCGCGGTGATCGCGCAGGGTTCCAAGCGTATCTTCGTGGGCGATGAAATCTACGAATACGATCCCATGCATTACCTGGTGGCTTCGGTGGACCTGCCGGTGGTGGGCAAGGTGATGGTGACCAGCCCCGATGAACCCTACCTGGGTTTGCGGCTGGAACTGGACACCCAGGAAATCGGCGAACTGATCGGCGATGAAAACCTGCCCGCCGCGGCCCATCTCAACGAGGGCGCCGCACGCGGGTTGTATGTGAACCGGCTCGACGTCGATCTGCTCGATGCCGTGCTGCGCCTGTTGCGCCTGCATGAGTCGCCGCGCGACGTGCCCATCCTGGCGCCGATGATACGGCGCGAGATCCTCTATCGCCTGCTCATGAATGGCCAGGGGGCGCTGCTGCGCCAGACCGTCCTGCAGGATAGCCAGATGAACCGTGTGGCCAAGGCCATCCGGCTCATCAAGGACGGTTACGACCAGGCGCTGCGCATCGAGGACATTGCGCGCGATGTACACATGAGCGTGTCGTCGCTGCACCATCACTTCAAGCTGGTGACGGCCATGAGCCCGCTGCAATACCAGAAGAACCTGCGTCTGCAGGAGGCGCGCAAATTGATTCTGACCGCCGACGCCAGCGTGGCCACTGCCGCTCATCGCGTGGGTTATGAAAGTTCTTCGCAATTCAGTCGCGAATACAGTCGCCTCTTCGGTGCGCCGCCGCTGCGTGACAAGCGACGCTGGCAGGAAGAGGAAGCCCCGGTTCTGTGA
- a CDS encoding aldo/keto reductase, with protein sequence MHYRRLGKSNLKVSALCLGSMMFGDQTDLQESGRIIASAREHGVNFIDTADVYTKGKSEEIVGKLLAGQRHEWVLASKLGNAMSGKPNESHYSRSWIVRETENSLKRLDTDYLDILYMHRDYQDENLEEAVQALGDLIRAGKIRGFGVSNFRGWRIAEIVRLCEKNNVPLPLVCQPYYNLLNRQPEVEILPACAHYGLGVVPYSPIARGVLTGKYQPGQKPPEDTRAGRGDKRMMETEFREESLLIAQRLQQHCEVRGIKLGQFATAWVLANAAISSVIAGPRTLAQMEDYYDAAELQITAEEEALVDSLVRPGHASTHGYNDPNYPFFGRMVRVDF encoded by the coding sequence ATGCACTATCGTCGCCTCGGCAAGAGCAATCTCAAGGTATCGGCCCTGTGCCTGGGTTCCATGATGTTCGGTGACCAGACCGACCTGCAGGAATCCGGCCGCATCATCGCCTCGGCCCGCGAGCACGGCGTCAATTTCATCGATACCGCCGACGTCTACACCAAGGGCAAGTCCGAGGAAATCGTCGGCAAGCTGCTGGCCGGGCAGCGCCATGAATGGGTGCTGGCCAGCAAGCTGGGCAATGCCATGAGTGGCAAGCCCAATGAATCGCATTACTCGCGCAGCTGGATCGTGCGCGAGACCGAGAACAGCTTGAAGCGCCTGGATACCGATTACCTCGACATCCTCTACATGCACCGCGACTATCAGGATGAGAACCTGGAAGAAGCCGTGCAGGCGCTGGGCGACCTGATCCGCGCAGGCAAGATCCGTGGCTTCGGGGTCTCCAATTTCCGTGGCTGGCGCATCGCCGAGATCGTGCGTCTGTGCGAGAAGAACAACGTGCCGCTGCCGCTGGTGTGCCAGCCCTATTACAACCTGTTGAACCGCCAGCCCGAGGTGGAAATCCTGCCGGCCTGCGCCCACTATGGTCTGGGCGTGGTGCCGTATAGCCCGATTGCGCGTGGCGTGCTGACCGGCAAATACCAGCCCGGCCAGAAGCCACCCGAAGACACCCGTGCAGGGCGGGGCGACAAGCGCATGATGGAAACCGAATTCCGCGAAGAGTCACTGCTGATCGCGCAGCGGCTGCAACAGCATTGCGAAGTACGTGGCATCAAACTGGGCCAGTTCGCTACCGCCTGGGTGCTGGCCAATGCGGCCATCAGCAGCGTCATTGCCGGACCGCGCACGCTGGCGCAGATGGAGGATTACTACGACGCGGCGGAACTGCAGATCACTGCTGAGGAAGAGGCGTTGGTGGATAGCCTTGTGAGGCCGGGTCATGCGTCTACGCATGGGTATAACGATCCTAATTATCCATTCTTTGGGCGGATGGTCAGGGTTGATTTCTAA
- a CDS encoding HpcH/HpaI aldolase family protein: MRENRLRTLFAHKQLALCGWVSMGNSLLAEVIAHSGYDAVTVDLQHGPFSIESALPMLQAISSTSAVPLVRCSENSLGEINKLLDAGAYGVICPLINTADDAERFIRACHYSPRGGRSFGPARGLLYGGEDYFKHANTTVLTLAMIETREGYANAQAILKVPDLDGIFIGPSDLAIELGLAPDAYDDPRLNDAIEHLLTLARTLGKYVGIFAGSMDMAQRMKDIGMDLVVPGTDIQQIKAEGVRRVSALRAGT; encoded by the coding sequence ATGCGGGAAAACCGTCTGCGCACCCTCTTCGCGCACAAGCAACTGGCCCTCTGCGGCTGGGTATCGATGGGCAATTCGCTGCTGGCCGAAGTCATCGCCCACAGCGGCTACGACGCGGTCACGGTCGACCTGCAACATGGTCCGTTCTCCATCGAGTCTGCGCTGCCCATGCTGCAAGCCATCTCCAGCACCTCCGCAGTACCGCTGGTACGCTGCTCCGAAAACAGCCTCGGTGAAATCAACAAGCTCCTCGATGCCGGCGCCTATGGCGTGATCTGCCCGCTCATCAACACGGCCGACGATGCAGAACGCTTCATACGCGCCTGCCACTACTCCCCGCGTGGCGGCCGCAGCTTCGGCCCGGCGCGGGGCCTGCTGTATGGTGGTGAAGATTACTTCAAACACGCCAATACCACCGTCCTGACGCTGGCCATGATCGAGACGCGCGAAGGCTACGCCAATGCCCAAGCCATCCTCAAGGTCCCCGACCTGGACGGCATCTTCATCGGCCCCAGCGACCTGGCCATCGAACTGGGCCTGGCCCCGGACGCCTACGACGACCCCCGCCTCAACGACGCCATCGAGCATCTGCTGACCCTGGCCCGCACGCTGGGCAAGTATGTGGGCATCTTCGCCGGCAGCATGGACATGGCCCAGCGCATGAAGGACATCGGCATGGACCTGGTGGTGCCGGGGACGGATATCCAGCAGATCAAGGCGGAGGGGGTGCGGCGGGTCAGTGCGTTGCGCGCAGGTACTTGA
- a CDS encoding D-amino acid dehydrogenase: MHICVLGAGVIGVTTAYRLLQDGHQVSLIDAHEHPGTGTSYGNGAQLSYSYVAPLADPSVWSKWAYYLFSKDSPLTIRPTADAAQYRWLLGFLRCCNSPRVRQTTIDLLKLAFYSRDQLNQWNERLQLSFDYQRSGKLVMFTDVQGLDAAARQVQFQAQYGCQQEVLSAADCLRIEPALAGSQRAWTGGVYTPSEAAGDCPQFCRALVSAMQADPNFRFIGNTRVTAVRRAGRALRAVQAGEQWLEADRFVLALGADSTDFARQLDLRLPLYPLKGYSITVPLEDEASRAAAPQVSITDIARKIVYARLGQRLRVAGRIELVGQDRRIPQAAIDQLKHGMRELFPACTLGEEATLSPWMGFRPATPSGVPIVGASPVDNLYLNLGQGALGWTLACGSAALLADQIAGRKRAIDDAPFQYRS, translated from the coding sequence ATGCATATCTGCGTATTGGGCGCCGGCGTGATCGGCGTAACCACTGCCTACCGTTTATTGCAGGATGGCCACCAGGTCAGCCTGATCGATGCCCACGAACACCCCGGCACCGGCACCAGCTACGGCAATGGCGCTCAGTTAAGCTACTCCTACGTGGCACCGCTGGCCGACCCGTCAGTCTGGTCCAAATGGGCTTACTACCTGTTCAGCAAGGATTCGCCGCTGACCATCCGACCCACCGCCGACGCCGCGCAATACCGCTGGCTGCTCGGCTTCCTGCGCTGCTGCAACAGCCCTCGCGTGCGCCAGACCACCATCGACCTGCTGAAACTGGCCTTCTATAGCCGCGACCAGCTCAACCAATGGAATGAACGCCTGCAACTCTCTTTTGACTACCAGCGTTCCGGCAAGCTGGTGATGTTCACCGATGTCCAGGGGCTGGATGCGGCAGCCCGCCAGGTGCAATTCCAAGCCCAATATGGCTGCCAGCAGGAAGTGCTGAGCGCAGCCGATTGCCTGCGCATCGAACCGGCCCTGGCCGGCTCGCAACGTGCATGGACAGGCGGGGTCTACACCCCCAGCGAAGCAGCCGGTGACTGCCCGCAATTCTGCCGCGCACTGGTGAGCGCGATGCAGGCCGATCCAAATTTCCGCTTCATCGGCAACACCCGCGTCACAGCCGTGCGCCGCGCCGGCCGCGCCCTGCGTGCGGTCCAGGCCGGCGAGCAATGGCTGGAGGCCGACCGCTTCGTACTGGCGCTGGGCGCCGACAGTACCGACTTCGCACGCCAGCTCGATCTGCGCTTGCCGCTCTACCCGCTCAAGGGCTACAGCATCACGGTACCGCTGGAGGATGAGGCCAGCCGCGCCGCCGCGCCGCAGGTCTCCATTACCGACATCGCCAGGAAGATCGTCTATGCCCGCCTGGGTCAGCGCCTGCGCGTGGCCGGTCGCATCGAACTGGTCGGCCAGGACCGCCGCATCCCGCAGGCGGCCATCGACCAATTGAAACACGGAATGCGCGAGCTCTTCCCCGCCTGCACGCTGGGCGAAGAGGCCACGCTCTCGCCCTGGATGGGCTTTCGCCCGGCCACCCCGAGCGGCGTCCCCATCGTCGGCGCCTCACCCGTCGACAACCTCTATCTCAACCTTGGCCAGGGCGCGCTGGGCTGGACCCTGGCCTGCGGCAGCGCGGCGCTGCTGGCCGACCAGATCGCCGGCCGCAAGCGCGCCATTGACGATGCGCCCTTCCAGTACCGCAGTTGA